The following are encoded together in the Serratia sp. UGAL515B_01 genome:
- a CDS encoding IS6 family transposase → MSLIRNAFSRIHYPVDIIAQCVRWYLAYSLSLRNLEEIMAERGIVVDHSTLHRWVIRLVPLLDKAFRRHKRTVGRRWRMDETYIKIKGQWKYLYRAVDTAGQTVDFLLAAKRDAAAALRFFRKAIRNHGGPEIVTIDKSGANTAALTTLNADKPEEETMTVRQNKYLNNLVEQDHRNIKRRIRPMLGFKSFRRAQTIELLNMIRKGQYQHPQSEGLSPAKQFYLLAA, encoded by the coding sequence ATGTCTCTGATCCGAAATGCCTTCAGTCGCATACATTATCCCGTTGATATTATTGCTCAGTGTGTCCGCTGGTATTTGGCTTACTCACTGAGTTTACGCAACCTGGAAGAGATAATGGCAGAGCGCGGTATTGTCGTTGACCATTCAACTCTTCACCGTTGGGTTATCCGCCTGGTACCGCTGCTGGATAAGGCTTTTCGCCGACACAAGCGCACAGTAGGTCGGCGGTGGCGAATGGATGAAACCTACATAAAAATCAAAGGCCAGTGGAAATATCTGTACCGAGCAGTTGATACTGCGGGTCAGACCGTCGACTTTCTGCTGGCCGCCAAACGGGATGCTGCAGCGGCATTACGCTTCTTTCGCAAGGCCATTCGAAACCACGGCGGACCTGAGATAGTGACCATTGATAAAAGTGGTGCCAACACGGCCGCGCTGACTACACTCAACGCCGACAAACCAGAAGAAGAAACCATGACTGTCAGGCAGAACAAGTATCTGAATAATCTTGTTGAACAAGATCACCGCAACATCAAACGCCGAATACGCCCGATGCTTGGATTCAAATCGTTTCGACGGGCCCAGACGATCGAACTACTCAACATGATAAGAAAAGGGCAATATCAACACCCGCAAAGTGAGGGATTGTCACCCGCGAAACAATTCTACTTGCTGGCTGCCTAA
- a CDS encoding DUF943 family protein, which produces MKAKSKKILCMLLLTSSVLLGCFLWLPLRPVEIVAVHQRHHFSDVLVIGFPITDKGKINWWLENKEMLKAKYNIPKLASYGNFSITFWNFPEGYKEDEYDRLCFDDMKTDKNCIDKNAVFTVNNDSENRTIFTVYNGTYLLRENGVVTQI; this is translated from the coding sequence ATGAAAGCAAAAAGTAAAAAAATCCTCTGTATGCTATTACTGACCAGTAGCGTTTTATTAGGATGTTTCCTCTGGCTGCCACTACGTCCGGTAGAAATTGTCGCCGTTCATCAGAGACATCATTTTAGTGATGTTTTGGTAATAGGTTTTCCTATCACTGATAAAGGGAAAATAAACTGGTGGCTGGAAAATAAAGAGATGTTAAAAGCAAAGTATAACATTCCAAAGCTAGCATCTTATGGTAATTTCAGTATCACTTTCTGGAATTTTCCTGAAGGATATAAAGAAGATGAATATGACAGGTTGTGCTTCGATGATATGAAAACGGATAAAAACTGTATAGATAAGAATGCTGTTTTTACCGTTAATAATGATAGTGAGAATAGGACAATTTTTACAGTTTACAATGGAACTTACCTTCTAAGAGAAAATGGGGTCGTGACGCAGATTTAG
- a CDS encoding IS1 family transposase (programmed frameshift) — translation MAKIDVVCPRCSETQGVIRNGHSSSGAQLYRCNQCLKTFQLHYRYNGAKPDTHQTIVDMAMNGSGCRDTARVLRISLNTVLRHLKNFTPHQVAQNVEPGAEVVICCEADEQWSYVRCKGNQRWLFYAYDRIRKRVIAHVFGPRNALTLQRLLVLLGQFSIAFYMNDAWPVYRTLLSSTSHVISKKYTQRIERHNLNLRTHLKRLTRKTICFSKSEEMHDKIIGGYLTVNHYH, via the exons ATGGCAAAGATTGATGTGGTTTGTCCCCGTTGCTCTGAAACTCAGGGGGTTATCCGAAACGGTCATTCCAGTTCAGGGGCGCAACTCTATCGCTGTAACCAGTGTCTTAAGACCTTTCAGCTCCACTACCGCTACAATGGGGCTAAACCCGATACCCATCAAACCATTGTTGATATGGCGATGAACGGCTCCGGATGCCGCGATACGGCAAGGGTACTGCGGATAAGTCTCAACACCGTTCTCCGTCATCTAAAAAACT TTACACCGCATCAGGTAGCGCAAAACGTTGAGCCAGGGGCAGAAGTCGTTATCTGCTGTGAAGCCGATGAGCAGTGGTCGTATGTCCGCTGTAAAGGCAACCAGCGCTGGCTGTTTTATGCCTATGACCGTATCCGAAAGCGCGTCATCGCCCACGTATTTGGCCCGAGAAATGCTCTGACACTCCAGCGTCTTCTTGTTTTGTTGGGCCAGTTTAGCATCGCCTTCTACATGAACGATGCTTGGCCGGTATACCGGACGTTATTGTCCTCAACCAGCCATGTTATCAGCAAGAAATATACCCAGCGGATAGAGCGACATAATCTGAACTTGCGGACCCATCTTAAGCGGCTTACCCGCAAGACCATTTGTTTCTCAAAGTCAGAAGAGATGCACGACAAGATCATCGGCGGGTATCTGACAGTCAACCATTACCACTAA
- a CDS encoding methionine--tRNA ligase: MAKFIVTATPPTPNGDLHLGHLSGPFLAADVMQRRLKQLGHDVLFVTYSDDYQSYLPRKTKALHRQPFAYARLMRQAMQLSLELVNIRFDTFVQAADTPAYQHSGEHYAKLIAGQTELKEHKTFYCAACNLYGYEGFGRTQCNWCGTSSDTSQCEHCARVPDIEKITAMTCMSCQGAMQPVQVKQHIWKIGQNYPAVKAALQQRPMRPCLTGYLDDVLSNECEQWSLTRPGDAGLPVAALDNYPLHTWFLGLSGYRSCVESYLATHPERGEFAEWWAPDTELVHLLGFDCSYSHAVGYSSLLLADQTGPCPGTFITNRFLKLDGEDFSTSRGHAVWIKDLTGQYPSDAIRLFSALTAPETAVSNFSREQFQHWYHQIFLPLVTQAEQVIDSSITLTTEQRLRLRSHSACLDWQQAASLEAFSIAGMARAVLDFSEFIQSDDVLSVAPEAWQNLAELFLPLCPDLANTILSVLPFDVQYAKALHEPA; encoded by the coding sequence ATGGCAAAGTTTATCGTTACGGCAACCCCTCCGACGCCAAATGGCGATCTCCATCTGGGACACCTATCTGGACCTTTTCTGGCCGCTGACGTGATGCAACGGCGACTCAAACAGCTGGGGCACGATGTGCTATTTGTGACATATAGCGATGATTATCAAAGCTATTTACCCAGAAAAACCAAGGCGTTACACAGACAGCCTTTTGCGTATGCCCGCCTGATGCGTCAGGCAATGCAACTGTCTCTGGAGCTGGTTAATATCCGTTTTGATACCTTTGTACAGGCTGCAGATACGCCAGCTTATCAGCATTCAGGCGAACACTATGCGAAGCTGATCGCCGGGCAGACCGAACTTAAGGAACATAAGACTTTTTACTGTGCAGCCTGCAATCTGTATGGTTACGAAGGCTTTGGTAGAACCCAGTGTAACTGGTGTGGAACCTCGTCAGACACCAGCCAGTGTGAACATTGTGCCCGTGTACCTGATATTGAAAAGATTACCGCAATGACCTGTATGTCCTGTCAGGGAGCGATGCAGCCAGTGCAAGTAAAACAACATATCTGGAAGATTGGTCAGAATTATCCAGCGGTCAAAGCCGCTTTACAGCAGCGTCCGATGCGCCCGTGTCTGACAGGTTATCTTGACGACGTGCTGAGCAACGAGTGTGAACAGTGGTCGTTGACCCGCCCGGGTGATGCTGGTTTGCCGGTTGCTGCACTGGATAATTATCCTCTGCATACCTGGTTTCTGGGGCTGTCTGGTTACAGAAGCTGCGTTGAGAGTTATCTGGCAACGCATCCTGAACGTGGTGAGTTTGCGGAGTGGTGGGCACCCGATACTGAGCTGGTTCATTTGCTTGGTTTTGATTGTTCCTATAGCCATGCGGTTGGTTACAGCAGTTTGCTGCTGGCCGATCAAACTGGGCCTTGTCCGGGCACCTTTATCACTAACCGCTTTCTTAAACTGGATGGCGAAGATTTCTCTACCAGCCGCGGTCACGCTGTCTGGATCAAAGATCTGACAGGGCAATATCCCTCTGATGCCATCCGCCTGTTCAGCGCGTTAACCGCGCCTGAAACCGCAGTCAGTAACTTCAGCCGCGAACAGTTTCAGCACTGGTATCACCAAATCTTCCTGCCGCTGGTCACACAGGCTGAACAGGTCATCGATTCCAGTATCACCCTGACCACAGAACAGCGGCTGCGTTTACGCAGCCACTCAGCCTGCTTGGACTGGCAGCAAGCAGCTTCTCTTGAGGCATTTTCGATTGCCGGTATGGCACGGGCCGTGCTGGATTTTTCCGAGTTTATTCAGTCGGATGATGTCCTGTCTGTAGCGCCTGAAGCTTGGCAGAACCTGGCCGAACTGTTTCTGCCTTTGTGTCCCGATTTGGCAAACACGATACTCTCTGTACTCCCCTTCGACGTGCAGTATGCGAAGGCACTTCATGAACCCGCTTAA
- a CDS encoding GNAT family N-acetyltransferase, whose product MGLNIRPVRSDDLDQLVTLCAEHAEYEKMSYSDNGQQQRLQIALFSQPARLFIWVVADDNDDLHGYLSVTIDYSTWSAAQFVYMDCLYLTADLRGQGIGRQLMNTLIDFAEQQQCAEIQWQTPPDNQLGIGFYQHIGAASLTKIRFTLRQGSRLWHV is encoded by the coding sequence GTGGGTTTAAATATTCGACCAGTCAGATCTGACGATCTTGACCAACTGGTTACCTTGTGTGCTGAACATGCCGAATACGAGAAGATGAGCTATAGCGATAATGGCCAGCAGCAGCGCTTACAGATAGCACTGTTCAGCCAGCCAGCCCGATTGTTTATCTGGGTAGTGGCTGATGATAACGACGATCTGCATGGCTATTTATCAGTCACCATCGATTATTCCACCTGGTCGGCGGCACAGTTTGTCTATATGGATTGCCTGTACTTAACCGCAGATTTACGCGGGCAGGGTATCGGACGGCAGTTAATGAACACCTTAATTGATTTTGCTGAACAGCAACAGTGCGCGGAAATTCAGTGGCAAACGCCGCCAGATAACCAGCTCGGTATTGGCTTTTATCAGCATATCGGTGCGGCTAGCCTCACCAAGATCCGCTTTACACTGCGTCAGGGGAGTCGCCTGTGGCATGTGTAA
- a CDS encoding amino acid adenylation domain-containing protein, which translates to MTTLPRWAYQADAVQTKDYQLGELFAFGRSHNPQKLAISDGKQSYTFAQLDDMATNLALWLSQNGVKPTTCVPVLAEKCAIMPVIVAACWKLGAVYVPLDDQLPHARIRKLLARLDAPVVLAISHPPLDNIGIWLSSEALLTVCQQPAPTAGILSLYQHAPDDTAYIIFTSGSTGEPKGVEISANSLKTYFAAHNQWLQFTPDSRVFSLSPFHFDVSIEDTLLPLSLGAFVWQFTSVHAGAIMRSIIIREKITHLIAVSTLLSLITENGKQIQAENFPALEMVMTGAEVCDPKIINLWKQNLPAVRLINAYGPTETTIVCCCYEIEQPDEQRTISWPIGVPLQNVSCLILDENQEIQQGTDIAGELCIGGDLVMKGYLGQPQETEKVIFEHQGVRYYRSGDICLRQADGNILYVGRRDDEVKIAGRRIHLGEIRQKCLANSGVQRVAIRKVQLDGKDHIAMVITGEESSKLTNIETSLAAELPRYMLPTLWGWAEEVNLSANGKTDEKILLDQLVDAASQQQSRYFIRRQGGSFTPMNRGDA; encoded by the coding sequence ATGACAACATTACCTCGTTGGGCTTATCAAGCCGATGCCGTGCAAACCAAAGATTACCAACTGGGCGAATTGTTTGCGTTCGGCAGATCGCATAATCCGCAAAAACTGGCTATCAGCGACGGTAAACAGAGTTATACCTTTGCACAGCTGGATGATATGGCGACCAATCTGGCGCTATGGCTGTCTCAGAATGGGGTGAAACCGACGACCTGCGTCCCTGTATTGGCAGAAAAATGCGCCATTATGCCTGTGATCGTGGCGGCCTGCTGGAAACTGGGAGCGGTCTATGTTCCCCTTGACGACCAGTTACCGCATGCACGTATCCGCAAACTGCTTGCTCGGCTGGATGCGCCAGTCGTGCTGGCTATTTCTCACCCTCCTCTGGATAACATTGGGATCTGGCTAAGTAGCGAGGCGCTACTCACGGTGTGCCAGCAGCCTGCACCAACTGCAGGAATATTATCCCTATATCAACATGCGCCTGATGATACGGCTTATATCATTTTTACCTCAGGCTCAACGGGTGAACCCAAAGGGGTTGAAATCAGTGCCAACAGCCTGAAAACCTATTTTGCTGCGCATAATCAATGGTTGCAATTTACCCCTGATTCCCGAGTATTCAGCCTGTCGCCGTTTCATTTTGATGTTTCCATTGAAGACACGTTACTGCCGCTGTCACTGGGGGCTTTTGTCTGGCAATTTACCAGCGTCCATGCTGGTGCCATTATGCGTAGTATCATCATTCGAGAAAAGATCACCCATCTTATTGCCGTTTCTACACTGCTCTCACTGATTACCGAAAATGGCAAACAAATTCAGGCAGAGAATTTCCCAGCGCTGGAAATGGTGATGACCGGAGCTGAAGTTTGCGATCCTAAAATCATCAATTTATGGAAACAGAACCTGCCAGCAGTTCGCCTGATTAATGCCTATGGCCCGACAGAGACCACCATTGTCTGTTGCTGTTATGAAATTGAACAACCTGACGAGCAGCGCACGATAAGCTGGCCAATAGGTGTTCCCCTGCAGAACGTTTCCTGCCTGATCCTCGATGAAAACCAGGAAATCCAGCAGGGTACCGATATCGCTGGTGAGCTGTGCATTGGTGGTGATCTGGTGATGAAGGGTTATCTGGGACAGCCACAGGAAACGGAAAAAGTCATTTTCGAACATCAGGGCGTGCGTTATTACCGCTCCGGTGATATTTGTCTGCGTCAGGCGGACGGCAATATTTTATACGTAGGCCGCCGCGATGATGAAGTCAAAATTGCTGGTCGTCGTATTCACCTCGGCGAGATTCGCCAGAAATGTCTAGCCAACAGTGGTGTGCAGCGCGTTGCGATCCGCAAAGTGCAACTGGATGGCAAAGATCATATCGCTATGGTCATTACTGGCGAAGAAAGCAGCAAGCTGACCAATATTGAAACCTCGCTGGCGGCGGAGTTACCGCGTTATATGTTGCCAACGTTATGGGGCTGGGCAGAAGAGGTCAATTTAAGCGCCAATGGCAAAACTGACGAAAAAATATTGTTAGATCAGTTGGTTGACGCGGCGAGCCAGCAACAGTCACGTTATTTCATCCGCCGTCAGGGCGGCAGCTTTACTCCAATGAATCGAGGTGATGCGTGA
- a CDS encoding cupin domain-containing protein: MSHQAYLTRVEKVIRATVTFPQEVQLQEQTELYTLGIDSLTTINVLLAMATDYQVELENFVSEIDGLKTVGDLCGLAAMFSAASADSQPDHIALANIKFFSQQVLHYEYGLDGIRTFPWENVNTPIGSGYCIVRPFTETLPHINQPDDEDELFLGIQGQALVVIDGKEYTFTQGDQVFIPRGSHHYVRNNSDQSFHFFTIWWNQAGARAYLAQEEKAEQ; this comes from the coding sequence GTGAGTCATCAGGCTTATTTAACGCGTGTAGAAAAGGTTATCCGGGCAACGGTAACGTTTCCGCAGGAAGTGCAACTGCAGGAACAGACTGAGCTGTACACATTAGGAATTGATTCCCTAACCACCATTAATGTGTTGCTGGCTATGGCGACAGATTATCAGGTTGAACTGGAAAATTTTGTTAGTGAAATCGACGGGCTGAAAACTGTTGGCGATCTCTGTGGCCTAGCGGCAATGTTCAGTGCTGCCAGCGCCGACAGCCAGCCTGATCATATCGCACTGGCTAATATCAAGTTTTTCTCACAGCAGGTGCTACATTACGAATATGGTCTGGACGGCATTCGCACTTTTCCCTGGGAAAATGTGAATACGCCGATTGGTTCCGGTTATTGCATCGTTCGCCCGTTCACCGAAACACTGCCACATATCAACCAGCCAGATGATGAAGATGAGCTCTTTTTAGGTATCCAGGGTCAGGCTCTGGTGGTGATCGATGGCAAAGAGTATACGTTTACCCAAGGCGACCAGGTCTTTATCCCGCGTGGTAGCCATCACTATGTGCGTAACAACAGCGACCAATCCTTCCACTTCTTTACCATCTGGTGGAATCAGGCGGGAGCACGTGCTTATCTGGCACAGGAAGAAAAGGCTGAGCAATAA
- a CDS encoding FAD-dependent oxidoreductase has protein sequence MVNHWDIIIIGAGLAGSALAENISQSGLRTLLLESAEPGSGGASARSRGIVRVYDPNPTLMQYNVGGVREWQRLNQRWPGIFRRCGVIYLLREEHIPGAQVLLREFSSSEYPIELISRQQAQKLMPELNIPPKAGILYESQGGYVNPRLACQLLAHQAREQGTELLEGVQANRVESQRSGVNVHTEHQVLSARLAVVAAGAYSRTLIPEIPLFSRSIPLSTLYSTDAQAPQTCLIDEYSGSYMRPGSTSFVFAGGAPQHDAAAPTALPQSISAHSANLQLAQQMLPGIPLQLSHGWDGYDGYTADFLPQTRLIAERHLALFCGFSGRGAKYIPDAARQFSQQILEYLQ, from the coding sequence ATGGTGAACCACTGGGATATCATTATTATCGGAGCCGGTCTTGCTGGCAGTGCGCTGGCTGAAAATATCAGTCAGTCGGGTCTGCGCACACTGCTACTGGAGTCAGCAGAGCCCGGTAGTGGTGGTGCCAGTGCGCGCTCGCGAGGCATTGTGAGGGTGTACGATCCCAACCCCACACTGATGCAATATAACGTAGGTGGGGTACGTGAATGGCAGCGGCTGAATCAGCGCTGGCCAGGAATCTTCCGTCGGTGTGGGGTGATCTACCTGCTCAGAGAGGAGCATATTCCGGGCGCGCAGGTGCTACTGCGGGAGTTTTCTTCGTCAGAGTATCCCATTGAGTTAATTTCCCGCCAGCAGGCACAAAAACTGATGCCGGAACTGAATATCCCGCCAAAGGCGGGCATTCTTTATGAATCGCAGGGGGGATACGTTAACCCCCGTCTGGCTTGTCAATTACTGGCGCATCAGGCGCGGGAGCAGGGGACGGAACTGCTGGAAGGTGTCCAAGCGAACCGTGTTGAATCGCAACGCAGCGGAGTCAATGTTCATACTGAGCACCAGGTATTGAGTGCCCGACTGGCAGTGGTGGCAGCGGGAGCCTACAGTCGCACACTGATCCCCGAAATCCCGCTGTTCAGCCGCTCAATCCCGCTGAGTACCCTCTACAGCACGGACGCCCAGGCACCACAAACCTGTCTGATCGACGAATACAGCGGCAGCTATATGCGCCCGGGATCAACTTCCTTTGTTTTCGCTGGCGGCGCGCCACAGCATGATGCCGCTGCGCCCACTGCATTGCCACAGAGCATTAGTGCACACTCGGCCAATTTGCAGTTAGCACAGCAGATGCTGCCAGGCATCCCGTTACAGCTCAGTCATGGCTGGGATGGATATGATGGTTACACTGCTGACTTCCTACCACAGACCAGACTGATTGCCGAACGCCACCTGGCGCTGTTCTGCGGTTTTTCAGGGCGCGGGGCGAAATATATTCCTGATGCGGCACGTCAGTTCAGCCAACAGATTCTCGAGTATCTGCAATGA
- a CDS encoding alpha/beta hydrolase, giving the protein MNINTVPLATDFANLLAARRLFFGKGAQHETDYGRQRVARWIANVSAPLSGKIEVTGHVRRFIPEKLRSAEPIFYLHGGGLVYYSTEVFSAFLSTLAHISGREIRAFDYPKAPETPMAELVGHLEQQLSTELNHVDAAPCLMGDSVGGLLTLWFAGSAFSQAFSQIHLLYPALASHHNFDSFRRYGEGYLLDAAILRWFAEHWLPWCRQQQFDPLASDYAFSKLPPVVLHTTGYDVLTDEGLAFAALARQAGASLQHYHHPALPHDFCLYAGKLASSRQAVEQIAAALDIEHKIPCKQ; this is encoded by the coding sequence ATGAATATTAATACAGTTCCGCTGGCAACGGATTTTGCCAATCTGCTGGCTGCCCGGCGACTGTTTTTCGGTAAGGGAGCACAACATGAAACCGATTATGGTCGTCAGCGTGTGGCGCGCTGGATAGCGAACGTATCGGCCCCGCTGAGTGGGAAAATAGAGGTAACCGGCCATGTGCGCCGCTTTATCCCCGAAAAATTGCGCAGTGCTGAGCCGATTTTTTATCTGCATGGTGGTGGACTGGTTTATTACTCTACCGAGGTATTCAGCGCCTTTTTAAGCACCCTGGCGCATATCAGTGGACGGGAGATCCGCGCATTTGATTATCCAAAAGCGCCGGAAACACCAATGGCCGAGCTCGTCGGCCATCTGGAACAGCAGCTATCTACCGAGCTTAACCATGTTGACGCCGCTCCCTGTCTGATGGGAGATAGCGTAGGCGGCCTATTAACGCTTTGGTTTGCTGGTTCAGCGTTCAGTCAGGCTTTTTCCCAGATTCATCTGTTGTATCCGGCGCTGGCGAGCCATCACAATTTTGATTCTTTCCGGCGTTATGGCGAAGGTTATCTGTTGGATGCCGCCATACTACGTTGGTTTGCCGAACACTGGCTTCCCTGGTGTCGTCAGCAGCAGTTTGACCCGCTAGCATCAGATTATGCTTTCAGCAAGCTGCCACCCGTGGTTTTGCACACCACCGGATATGATGTGCTGACTGATGAAGGACTCGCTTTCGCCGCGCTTGCCCGCCAAGCTGGAGCATCATTGCAACATTATCATCATCCGGCATTGCCCCATGACTTTTGTCTGTATGCCGGCAAACTCGCCAGTTCCCGCCAAGCCGTTGAACAGATTGCTGCGGCCTTGGATATTGAGCACAAAATCCCCTGTAAACAATGA
- a CDS encoding rhodanese-like domain-containing protein has product MSAIEQLSYYQKKLAYETDSWDLYLALKNSENVVVVDGRSKEVYQREHIPGAINQPHKEICFNNTEKLDKTKIYICYCDGIGCNASTKTAMKLMTLGFQVKELLGGLDWWKRDGYSTEGIEGKEGTPVSCGC; this is encoded by the coding sequence ATGTCAGCGATTGAACAGTTATCTTATTATCAAAAAAAATTGGCTTATGAAACAGACTCATGGGATCTGTATCTGGCATTAAAGAACAGCGAAAATGTAGTTGTGGTCGATGGACGCAGTAAAGAGGTGTACCAGAGGGAACATATTCCGGGAGCTATCAACCAGCCTCACAAAGAAATCTGTTTTAATAACACTGAAAAGTTAGATAAAACAAAAATATATATCTGTTACTGTGATGGTATTGGTTGTAATGCTTCTACCAAAACCGCGATGAAACTGATGACGCTGGGTTTTCAGGTAAAAGAATTGTTGGGAGGTCTGGACTGGTGGAAACGCGATGGTTATTCCACTGAGGGTATCGAGGGGAAAGAAGGCACACCGGTTTCCTGCGGTTGCTGA
- a CDS encoding nuclear transport factor 2 family protein, which translates to MHSEYYDRVSVVRDKFRTLDITLIASCFTDDVVVKYNQLDVIHGKEALLSFLSPRYHMLSDYQLDKKILLTQGGTVCLEVIASYINRENGKAYRSKIFEILTFNGDLISRWDYVGNTEEITQ; encoded by the coding sequence ATGCATTCAGAATATTACGACCGTGTATCTGTGGTGCGCGATAAATTTCGCACGCTTGATATAACATTAATCGCCTCCTGTTTTACAGATGATGTGGTGGTGAAATATAATCAGCTGGACGTCATTCACGGAAAAGAGGCGTTACTGTCATTTCTTTCACCGCGTTATCATATGTTGTCTGATTACCAGTTGGATAAAAAAATTCTCCTTACTCAGGGGGGTACTGTATGCCTTGAAGTTATTGCCAGCTATATCAATCGTGAAAATGGCAAAGCATACAGAAGTAAAATTTTCGAAATTTTAACGTTTAACGGCGATCTGATATCACGCTGGGATTATGTCGGCAATACAGAAGAAATCACGCAGTAA
- a CDS encoding SidA/IucD/PvdA family monooxygenase has product MSVSIDNEAFNKNLYDFIGIGFGPANIALAIAMEEAQFRGRCLFLERNTKTEWQPEMLLSGSDIQNNPCRDLVTPRNPRSRYTFTNFLFENNRLFEHLNLGLEFPLRREFAEYVRWVASFFTHQTAYGRSVKKLTLVNHNNEKYYRIETDKNEVYFSRSVVVAPGRTPMIPTVFEKANPHRVFHLTRYLKTLNQLNEKKPLNRIAVVGGSQSAVEIILHLRQNYPNAEIINIQRGYGFRLKDTSPFSDHIYFPEFVDYYFNASESGKKRLNQHLHFTNYSSADKDVIHQLYVGMYEDKLQGKTPVKIWSCQEILNYSEDENHCQLQIREMNTGEQLTLDNIDCIVLATGFRNFGNGENDELCPPLMTDLYPLLAKNNDGGFLKLERDYSLKSASAQEQLPPLFLNGLCESSHGYGDAGSFSLLSLRSQEILQSLDQQLTKKAALA; this is encoded by the coding sequence ATGTCTGTATCCATTGATAATGAAGCGTTTAATAAGAACCTGTATGATTTTATTGGCATCGGCTTCGGACCTGCCAATATTGCACTGGCCATTGCGATGGAAGAAGCACAATTTAGAGGTCGCTGTCTGTTTCTTGAACGCAACACCAAAACCGAATGGCAGCCGGAAATGCTGCTGTCGGGAAGCGATATTCAGAATAACCCCTGCCGTGATTTAGTGACGCCGCGTAACCCACGCAGTCGCTATACCTTTACCAATTTCTTATTTGAAAATAACAGGCTGTTTGAGCACCTTAATCTGGGGCTGGAATTCCCTTTGCGTCGCGAGTTTGCCGAATATGTTCGATGGGTTGCGAGTTTCTTCACTCATCAGACTGCCTATGGTCGCAGTGTCAAAAAACTGACCCTTGTTAATCATAATAATGAAAAATATTATCGAATTGAAACTGATAAAAATGAGGTGTACTTCTCCCGTTCAGTGGTGGTGGCTCCAGGTCGAACACCAATGATTCCAACAGTTTTTGAAAAAGCAAATCCACATCGCGTTTTCCATCTGACTCGTTATTTAAAGACGCTTAACCAGTTAAACGAAAAGAAACCGCTGAACCGGATTGCTGTGGTAGGGGGAAGTCAGAGTGCGGTAGAGATAATTCTGCATTTACGCCAAAACTATCCGAATGCGGAAATTATTAATATTCAGCGAGGTTATGGTTTTCGCCTGAAGGATACTAGTCCGTTCAGTGATCATATCTATTTCCCTGAGTTCGTAGACTACTATTTCAATGCTTCTGAAAGCGGGAAAAAACGTCTTAACCAGCATCTACATTTCACTAACTACTCTTCCGCTGATAAAGACGTTATTCATCAGCTCTACGTGGGCATGTATGAAGATAAATTGCAGGGCAAAACGCCAGTGAAAATTTGGTCCTGCCAGGAAATCCTGAATTACAGCGAGGACGAAAACCATTGCCAATTGCAAATTAGGGAAATGAATACGGGTGAACAACTCACACTCGATAATATTGATTGCATAGTGTTGGCTACTGGGTTCCGTAATTTCGGTAACGGCGAAAACGACGAACTTTGTCCGCCGCTAATGACCGACCTTTATCCTCTGCTGGCGAAAAATAACGACGGTGGATTTCTCAAATTAGAGCGGGATTACAGCCTAAAGTCTGCTAGTGCGCAGGAACAACTGCCTCCGTTGTTCCTGAACGGGCTGTGTGAATCGTCACATGGTTATGGTGATGCCGGTTCTTTCAGCCTGCTGTCACTACGTTCACAGGAAATTTTACAGTCACTGGATCAGCAACTCACCAAAAAAGCGGCCCTAGCCTGA